From one Mytilus trossulus isolate FHL-02 chromosome 10, PNRI_Mtr1.1.1.hap1, whole genome shotgun sequence genomic stretch:
- the LOC134686347 gene encoding uncharacterized protein LOC134686347 isoform X1 has protein sequence MDRSIFNVVILIAILVVGAKCLYMAELQSGDKICERTITRTVMYTAYTTRQKWVCNIFGRNCYFMYFIVSVKQTRTETVVTPVCCEGYIEEDEKCISTVTTEPPTGSLAGNLTSTSPVVVSISVVLILILIALAVALIFVLHRRKLKIPFFDKSRKDSVSKSPVCVEPNNDIPEYLDLEQSKEPPSKLSIANVLYNKMQTLRRTKETKNQNDSELQIYDTCEDTSDSLEYNNLNKTGISKGSLKGMITEKVNTVSSSIKRIRESLKSKENVSDNKKEKLTSMKSMGRSQLGTLPEIPSDKTDNSSHDVTLSVKKRRFIQPIGEFPLTANTAYGEVQDEPVETLEYLNKPKLLSKENDYHEFEKKENRIEENIDSEKETDSKEDIPPVYDDIHIYADI, from the exons ATg GATAGATCAATATTCAATGTAGTAATCTTGATAGCTATTCTAGTTGTTGGtgcaaaatgtttatatatggCTGAATTGCAGTCAGGTGATAAAATCTGTGAGAGAACCATTAC GAGAACAGTAATGTATACTGCATACACTACCAGGCAGAAATGGGTTTGCAATATATTTGGTAGAAACTGTTACTT tATGTACTTTATTGTTTctgtaaaacaaacaagaacTGAAACTGTTGTAACTCCAGTATGTTGTGAAGGATACATCGAAGAGGACGAAAAATGCATAAGTA CTGTAACAACAGAACCTCCAACCGGAAGCTTGGCGGGTAATTTAACAAGTACCTCTCCGGTAGTAGTCAGTATATCAGTCGTACTAATCCTGATTCTTATAGCGTTAGCTGTAGcacttatatttgttttacatcgcagaaaacttaaaat aCCATTTTTTGACAAAAGCCGAAAAGATTCAGTATCAAAGAGCCCAGTCTGTG tTGAACCGAACAATGATATTCCCGAATACCTAGACTTGGAACAGTCGAAAGAACCACCCAGTAAACTAAGTATTGCAAATGTCCTTTACAATAAAATGCAGACACTTCGAAGAACAAAGgaaacaaaaaaccaaaatgattCTGAGTTACAGATTTATGACACGTGCGAAGATACCTCAGACTCTTTAGAATACAACAATCTTAACAAAACGGGAATTTCAAAAGGCAGTTTGAAAGGTATGATCACGGAGAAAGTTAACACCGTCAGTTCatcaataaaaagaataagAGAGAGTTTGAAATCAAAGGAAAATGTATCCGATAATAAAAAGGAAAAGTTAACTTCCATGAAATCCATGGGCAGAAGTCAACTTGGGACCTTGCCTGAGATTCCGTCAGATAAAACCGACAACAGCAGCCATGATGTTACATTAAGTGTTAAAAAACGTCGGTTTATTCAGCCAATCGGAGAATTTCCGTTAACCGCAAATACTGCGTACGGTGAAGTTCAAGATGAACCAGTTGAAACGCTCGAATATTTGAACAAACCTAAATTATTATCCAAAGAAAATGATTACCACGAATtcgaaaaaaaggaaaatagaaTAGAAGAAAACATAGATTCTGAAAAGGAAACAGATTCTAAGGAGGACATTCCTCCAGTGTATGATGACATACACATATATGCTGATATTTag
- the LOC134686347 gene encoding uncharacterized protein LOC134686347 isoform X2, which produces MAELQSGDKICERTITRTVMYTAYTTRQKWVCNIFGRNCYFMYFIVSVKQTRTETVVTPVCCEGYIEEDEKCISTVTTEPPTGSLAGNLTSTSPVVVSISVVLILILIALAVALIFVLHRRKLKIPFFDKSRKDSVSKSPVCVEPNNDIPEYLDLEQSKEPPSKLSIANVLYNKMQTLRRTKETKNQNDSELQIYDTCEDTSDSLEYNNLNKTGISKGSLKGMITEKVNTVSSSIKRIRESLKSKENVSDNKKEKLTSMKSMGRSQLGTLPEIPSDKTDNSSHDVTLSVKKRRFIQPIGEFPLTANTAYGEVQDEPVETLEYLNKPKLLSKENDYHEFEKKENRIEENIDSEKETDSKEDIPPVYDDIHIYADI; this is translated from the exons atggCTGAATTGCAGTCAGGTGATAAAATCTGTGAGAGAACCATTAC GAGAACAGTAATGTATACTGCATACACTACCAGGCAGAAATGGGTTTGCAATATATTTGGTAGAAACTGTTACTT tATGTACTTTATTGTTTctgtaaaacaaacaagaacTGAAACTGTTGTAACTCCAGTATGTTGTGAAGGATACATCGAAGAGGACGAAAAATGCATAAGTA CTGTAACAACAGAACCTCCAACCGGAAGCTTGGCGGGTAATTTAACAAGTACCTCTCCGGTAGTAGTCAGTATATCAGTCGTACTAATCCTGATTCTTATAGCGTTAGCTGTAGcacttatatttgttttacatcgcagaaaacttaaaat aCCATTTTTTGACAAAAGCCGAAAAGATTCAGTATCAAAGAGCCCAGTCTGTG tTGAACCGAACAATGATATTCCCGAATACCTAGACTTGGAACAGTCGAAAGAACCACCCAGTAAACTAAGTATTGCAAATGTCCTTTACAATAAAATGCAGACACTTCGAAGAACAAAGgaaacaaaaaaccaaaatgattCTGAGTTACAGATTTATGACACGTGCGAAGATACCTCAGACTCTTTAGAATACAACAATCTTAACAAAACGGGAATTTCAAAAGGCAGTTTGAAAGGTATGATCACGGAGAAAGTTAACACCGTCAGTTCatcaataaaaagaataagAGAGAGTTTGAAATCAAAGGAAAATGTATCCGATAATAAAAAGGAAAAGTTAACTTCCATGAAATCCATGGGCAGAAGTCAACTTGGGACCTTGCCTGAGATTCCGTCAGATAAAACCGACAACAGCAGCCATGATGTTACATTAAGTGTTAAAAAACGTCGGTTTATTCAGCCAATCGGAGAATTTCCGTTAACCGCAAATACTGCGTACGGTGAAGTTCAAGATGAACCAGTTGAAACGCTCGAATATTTGAACAAACCTAAATTATTATCCAAAGAAAATGATTACCACGAATtcgaaaaaaaggaaaatagaaTAGAAGAAAACATAGATTCTGAAAAGGAAACAGATTCTAAGGAGGACATTCCTCCAGTGTATGATGACATACACATATATGCTGATATTTag